A stretch of DNA from Leptospira bouyouniensis:
AATAGATGCTATTTGGGTCAACTAACGAGTGATGTTCCAAGTCTTTGATACCATTCACTTCTAAGTCTCCATTCCCTGTGAAATTTGCCTTTAGTTGTTCAGCTAATTCTCTTAGTTTCATTTTGACACCTTTAATGAGAAAAATATGAGAAGGGACATATTTCAATCATAATTTTGAATCCCCCACTTCGGAAAATTTAAAAACAAACCGATGATTATGGTATGCCACTTAAAGATAGTAATAAAGTACTACTCTGCATTTTGTTAACTTACACTGTTCAATATTTTTTCAACACCAATCAAAGTTTAATGGCGGAGGAAGGAGTAGTTTTTGAAAATCCATATCAAAAAACCGAAAAACAAACAGATGTTACTTTTTTTAAAATCTATTTTGCTAAAAAATCAAACCAAATACCTAAAGCAGATTTAATAAAATTACAATCCGTGGCCGATTTTTTAAATCAAAATCGTAATTATGAAATTCGGATTGAAGGGCATGCGGTCGAAGGGAAAACAAATAAAGAAAATATTTTACTGAGTGAAA
This window harbors:
- a CDS encoding OmpA family protein, with translation MPLKDSNKVLLCILLTYTVQYFFNTNQSLMAEEGVVFENPYQKTEKQTDVTFFKIYFAKKSNQIPKADLIKLQSVADFLNQNRNYEIRIEGHAVEGKTNKENILLSEKRSLEVERFLLIHFVEPNQIRRLFYGNSKTPNLTKEHEALNRRVEINVQPMN